In the Helianthus annuus cultivar XRQ/B chromosome 11, HanXRQr2.0-SUNRISE, whole genome shotgun sequence genome, one interval contains:
- the LOC118484017 gene encoding uncharacterized protein LOC118484017, translating to MLSKIKAVFTPKSSTKKPPIVQQNTRGRPTSKKVQERLDEVARLDKAARYSSYGEDSNVYTASPKHRYDLPRHSSYVPSEGSRGTGSVVKSEKPKMKRNSSTSSKKKETRDDQGFPLMKGDEHFLSIKRFKNQIPSEFHSYISRIQDVTPYGHCGYRSVAVGLGFTEHVWPRIQSDLLLEIDHNKPRWKHVFETYEEGDFKRIRNSIEWHSVKGCDPSHWMEIPHVGLLVAQMYNIVLHVLSIEGSSTIFPLTDAPLDPRPQAITLVHVYGGHFIHAKLEGDYPMPLAAPLWSTHRSIAAKRWEEMYRPRLQQYYELINPKSDSDKDREPSINVIED from the coding sequence ATGCTTTCAAAGATAAAAGCGGTCTTCACCCCGAAATCGTCAACCAAGAAACCACCGATCGTCCAACAAAATACTCGCGGTCGGCCTACATCAAAGAAAGTACAAGAAAGGCTAGATGAAGTTGCGAGGTTAGACAAAGCTGCGAGATACAGCTCCTATGGCGAGGACAGCAACGTATATACCGCTTCCCCCAAACATAGGTACGATTTACCCCGACACAGCTCATACGTACCGTCAGAGGGCTCTCGTGGAACTGGTTCAGTTGTAaagtctgaaaaacctaaaatgaAACGAAACAGTTCAACGAGTTCTAAAAAGAAGGAGACACGGGATGATCAGGGTTTTCCATTAATGAAGGGGGACGAGCACTTTTTAAGCATTAAGAGGTTTAAGAATCAAATTCCATCAGAGTTTCACTCTTACATATCGCGTATACAAGATGTGACCCCATACGGTCATTGTGGGTACAGGTCTGTGGCTGTCGGGTTAGGTTTTACGGAACACGTATGGCCCCGTATTCAAAGTGATTTACTACTGGAGATTGACCATAACAAGCCGCGTTGGAAGCATGTATTCGAAACGTATGAAGAAGGAGACTTTAAACGAATACGTAACAGCATCGAATGGCATTCAGTGAAAGGGTGCGATCCAAGTCACTGGATGGAAATCCCCCACGTAGGGCTTCTCGTAGCGCAAATGTATAATATTGTCCTCCACGTGCTAAGCATCGAAGGGAGCTCTACCATCTTCCCATTAACGGATGCCCCACTAGATCCACGACCTCAAGCGATAACGCTCGTACATGTTTACGGGGGACACTTCATACATGCTAAGTTGGAAGGAGACTACCCCATGCCTTTAGCGGCCCCATTGTGGTCGACACATCGATCAATAGCTGCGAAACGGTGGGAAGAAATGTATAGACCGCGGTTACAGCAATACTACGAGTTAATCAATCCTAAATCAGACTCAGACAAAGACAGAGAACCGAGTATAAATGTTATCGAAGATTAA